A single window of Bacteroidota bacterium DNA harbors:
- a CDS encoding oligosaccharide flippase family protein: MLGKVLKSDLAKQLATMVSATIIAQVVNFGLNIFLARIYTPDQFGVLSLFLSLTGFVAVISCFKFDVAVVAAKTDDDARKLIALGLRINTIVSLLVILLSVVNFLLAERGLYANEKIHDWLWFIGPSSFFLTCTQLFWMWNVRSKRFNRISWVRIAEAVVNGGVALAAFSLGAWGLLSGALASQIISVILLLLVIRHHKEFHIFKAKNEEHKDVFGRYSEFPKINIIQGFVDILQLSLIVIFLQHTYGDKEAGLYGQCMRVLQVPMRLIVLPVAHVYFAEASDRYRKNGDLAGFTRKTAFNSLLLGIPVTVVLLAFGPQLFALVFGEKWREAGEYARILSVWIMFDLSRAPVQQVASIVGKQRSVLIITLIGAFFLIFSLVISAYLKFSAQHALLLVGISQATVAIVLIILSLNLSLIRKV; encoded by the coding sequence GTGTTAGGAAAAGTCCTGAAGTCTGATCTTGCAAAACAATTGGCGACGATGGTCTCTGCGACCATTATTGCGCAGGTTGTCAACTTCGGGCTAAATATTTTTCTTGCCAGAATTTATACACCCGATCAGTTCGGTGTGCTTTCACTTTTTCTTTCGCTCACAGGATTCGTTGCTGTAATTTCCTGTTTCAAATTCGATGTGGCGGTGGTCGCGGCGAAGACGGATGATGATGCAAGAAAACTTATTGCGCTTGGTTTACGCATTAACACCATCGTTTCTCTTCTTGTTATTTTACTTTCCGTTGTAAATTTTCTATTGGCGGAAAGAGGACTTTACGCGAATGAGAAAATTCACGACTGGCTCTGGTTTATCGGGCCGTCTTCTTTTTTCCTGACGTGTACCCAGCTTTTCTGGATGTGGAATGTGCGTTCGAAACGATTCAACAGAATTTCATGGGTGAGAATTGCGGAAGCGGTAGTGAATGGAGGAGTAGCGCTTGCGGCTTTTTCATTAGGTGCATGGGGATTGTTGTCGGGAGCGCTCGCATCACAAATCATTTCTGTAATTCTTCTATTACTTGTGATCCGTCATCACAAAGAGTTTCACATTTTCAAAGCGAAGAACGAAGAACACAAAGATGTATTTGGGCGCTACAGCGAATTTCCGAAGATCAATATCATCCAGGGATTCGTGGATATTCTTCAGTTAAGTCTGATCGTTATTTTTCTTCAGCATACTTATGGAGATAAAGAAGCGGGGCTTTACGGGCAATGTATGCGGGTGTTGCAAGTACCCATGCGTCTGATCGTGCTTCCGGTCGCGCATGTATATTTCGCGGAAGCTTCTGATCGCTACAGGAAGAACGGTGATCTCGCCGGGTTCACCCGCAAAACTGCATTCAATTCATTGTTACTTGGAATTCCTGTTACTGTAGTTCTTCTCGCATTCGGCCCTCAATTATTTGCGCTCGTGTTCGGCGAAAAGTGGAGAGAAGCCGGAGAATATGCGCGCATACTTTCTGTTTGGATCATGTTCGATCTTTCTCGCGCTCCTGTACAACAAGTCGCATCTATTGTTGGAAAACAAAGAAGCGTATTGATCATAACGCTCATCGGCGCATTCTTTCTGATTTTCTCATTGGTGATCAGCGCTTATCTGAAATTCTCAGCTCAACATGCGCTATTGCTCGTTGGAATTTCGCAGGCAACAGTCGCGATCGTTTTGATAATTTTATCACTGAATCTTTCCCTCATCCGAAAAGTATGA
- a CDS encoding class I SAM-dependent methyltransferase produces the protein MANFLKRIDNFFFGSLQHHYARSLEKECAGCDTLLDVGCGSDSPVKFFTKKIKKATGIDMFQPSIDKSRQAGIHHDYKLMNVMEMTKAFREKSFDVVVASDLIEHLEKPDGIKLMEMMEKLARKKVVIYTPNGFLEQREYEGNKLQVHLSGWEVEEMRQLGYKVFGINGWKPLRGEFAVVKWWPRIFWGRISLLTQKRMFARPEKAFGIMCVKEFN, from the coding sequence ATGGCAAATTTTCTCAAACGTATCGATAATTTTTTCTTCGGCTCTCTTCAGCACCATTACGCAAGAAGTCTGGAAAAAGAATGCGCAGGGTGTGACACACTTCTTGATGTAGGATGCGGCTCCGATTCACCGGTAAAATTTTTTACAAAAAAAATAAAAAAGGCAACCGGCATTGATATGTTTCAGCCGTCGATCGATAAAAGCAGGCAGGCAGGAATTCACCATGATTACAAACTTATGAATGTGATGGAAATGACAAAAGCATTCCGGGAAAAATCATTCGATGTAGTGGTGGCATCTGACCTTATTGAGCATCTTGAAAAACCCGACGGAATAAAACTCATGGAGATGATGGAAAAACTTGCGAGAAAAAAGGTGGTCATTTATACTCCGAATGGTTTTCTGGAGCAACGCGAATATGAAGGCAATAAATTACAGGTTCATTTATCCGGATGGGAGGTAGAAGAAATGAGGCAACTGGGTTACAAGGTATTTGGTATCAACGGATGGAAACCGTTACGTGGGGAATTTGCAGTTGTGAAATGGTGGCCAAGGATTTTCTGGGGAAGGATTTCATTGTTGACTCAGAAGAGAATGTTTGCCCGTCCCGAAAAAGCTTTCGGTATTATGTGTGTGAAAGAATTCAATTGA
- the rny gene encoding ribonuclease Y, with product MAIIAGAGSLLLGIIVTATILRGAITKKSKEKLAKAEADGEALKKEKLLQAKEKFLQLKQEHEKSVNERNHGVQQAENRARQKEQTLNQKIEENKRKETELDKRRKDVEHQLELVAAKQNDIDKMHRKQVEQLEAIAGMSGDTAKAQLVESLKAEAKTESMAYVKEIMDEAKMTANKEAKRIVIQTIQRVATEHAIENSVSVFHIENDEMKGRIIGREGRNIRTLEAATGIEIIVDDTPEAIILSGFDPVRREIARLALHQLVTDGRIHPARIEEIVEKVKKQVEDEIIETGKRTCIDMGIHGLHPELIRMVGRMKYRSSYGQNLLQHSREVANLCAIMAGELGLNVKAAKRAGLLHDIGKVPDNEPELPHAILGMKLAEQFKEKPEVCNAIGAHHDEIEMNSMISPIIQVCDAISGARPGARREIVEQYIKRLKDLEALALSYQGVDKTYAIQAGRELRVIVASDKVTDKDAEKLALDISQKIQNEMTYPGQVKVTVIRETRAVGYAK from the coding sequence ATGGCCATTATTGCCGGAGCCGGTTCTCTTCTTCTCGGGATCATTGTTACTGCCACCATTCTCCGTGGTGCAATAACAAAAAAATCGAAAGAGAAATTAGCCAAGGCAGAAGCCGACGGCGAAGCTCTGAAGAAAGAGAAACTCCTGCAGGCAAAAGAAAAATTCCTGCAATTGAAACAGGAACACGAAAAATCTGTCAATGAAAGAAATCACGGCGTGCAGCAGGCAGAAAATCGCGCACGACAAAAAGAGCAAACGCTGAATCAGAAAATAGAAGAGAACAAGCGCAAAGAAACTGAACTCGACAAACGGCGCAAAGATGTAGAACACCAGTTGGAACTCGTTGCGGCGAAACAGAATGACATTGACAAAATGCATCGTAAACAAGTGGAGCAACTCGAAGCGATAGCCGGAATGTCGGGCGATACTGCCAAAGCACAACTCGTGGAATCACTGAAGGCCGAAGCGAAAACGGAATCGATGGCGTATGTGAAAGAAATAATGGATGAAGCGAAGATGACTGCGAACAAAGAAGCAAAACGCATCGTCATTCAAACCATTCAGCGTGTAGCGACGGAACATGCGATTGAAAATTCTGTTTCTGTTTTTCATATCGAGAACGATGAAATGAAAGGCCGCATCATTGGCCGCGAAGGAAGAAATATCCGAACGCTCGAAGCGGCAACAGGAATTGAAATTATTGTCGATGATACTCCGGAAGCAATTATTCTTTCCGGGTTCGATCCCGTGCGACGCGAGATCGCGCGCCTTGCGCTGCACCAGCTCGTGACGGACGGGCGCATACATCCCGCGCGCATCGAAGAGATCGTTGAAAAAGTGAAGAAGCAAGTGGAAGATGAAATCATAGAAACAGGAAAACGTACCTGCATTGATATGGGAATTCATGGTTTGCATCCCGAACTCATTCGCATGGTGGGCAGAATGAAATACCGTTCTTCTTATGGACAAAATCTTCTGCAACACTCGCGCGAAGTGGCGAATCTCTGCGCGATCATGGCCGGCGAACTCGGATTGAATGTGAAAGCAGCAAAACGTGCAGGGCTTTTGCATGACATCGGAAAAGTTCCTGATAACGAACCGGAATTGCCGCACGCAATTCTCGGAATGAAACTCGCTGAGCAATTCAAAGAAAAGCCGGAGGTGTGCAACGCGATCGGCGCTCACCACGATGAGATAGAAATGAATTCGATGATCTCACCGATCATACAGGTGTGTGATGCGATCTCGGGAGCGCGCCCGGGTGCACGCAGGGAAATCGTGGAGCAATACATCAAGCGGCTGAAAGATCTGGAAGCACTCGCGCTCTCTTACCAGGGCGTTGATAAAACGTACGCGATACAGGCGGGCCGAGAGTTGCGCGTGATCGTCGCTTCGGATAAAGTCACGGATAAAGACGCAGAAAAACTTGCACTCGATATTTCGCAGAAAATTCAGAATGAAATGACCTATCCGGGACAAGTAAAAGTCACGGTCATTCGCGAGACGAGAGCAGTGGGATACGCTAAATAA
- a CDS encoding cell division protein ZapA — protein MGEKSVKITIAGRSYPIKIDSGEETVVHEAVKRVNEKVSSLQSKFQVQDKQDLLAMAALQFATQYLEAQSKIVDDPDKLLADLAEVDSALDAHLARSK, from the coding sequence ATGGGCGAGAAGTCCGTCAAAATAACAATCGCAGGTCGTTCGTACCCGATCAAAATTGATTCGGGAGAAGAAACTGTAGTTCACGAAGCTGTAAAACGTGTGAATGAAAAAGTTTCATCTCTCCAGTCGAAATTCCAGGTACAGGATAAACAGGATCTCCTCGCGATGGCGGCTCTTCAATTCGCAACTCAATATCTCGAAGCGCAATCGAAAATCGTAGATGATCCGGATAAACTTCTCGCCGATCTGGCGGAAGTGGATTCCGCTCTCGACGCGCATCTCGCACGGTCCAAGTAA
- a CDS encoding O-antigen ligase family protein, producing the protein MHTVFQVVVTVFPDVLVVFLAGFLVLKFISGVREKNISLTLTDNIFVLFIFLNTIYGFILAMSPVYSLMAFRITYLPMLFYFGGRIFFSGEDNRKNIIDKLMLVNLFFSGIGLIIYFLFPLLNGEIAARSGYIQSAYFIPRMGSILWTPVLFGTLASMTCLWYSWKYLTGGNFLHLIAFTIPFAGLMLSVSRGPILGLLIGFIFLSVLHRKWKFSLVIFISMIIISTAVSFYATGSMKLLQWIFSSTADTVSLVNGVSRVNRWEVTWHDFLQRPWGYGLGKAGAVAFRYLVHSTVPAARYSTDGWLLKLACETGIFGVASYLVFCCSYFFPAFVRARRNPSSVSSFAIAIFLATNAQSIVSNVYDFAPYIFIYWLIIGISENERKEKTDGS; encoded by the coding sequence ATGCATACAGTTTTCCAGGTTGTTGTAACAGTTTTTCCCGATGTGCTTGTTGTTTTTCTCGCGGGATTCCTTGTGCTGAAATTTATTTCCGGTGTTCGTGAAAAAAATATTTCTCTCACTCTCACGGATAATATTTTCGTTCTATTCATCTTCCTTAATACAATCTATGGATTTATACTGGCGATGTCACCGGTGTATTCTCTTATGGCTTTCCGCATTACCTACCTGCCAATGCTATTCTATTTCGGTGGAAGAATTTTTTTTTCCGGCGAAGACAACCGGAAAAACATTATTGACAAACTGATGCTCGTAAATCTTTTTTTCTCCGGCATCGGGTTAATCATTTATTTTTTGTTTCCGCTTTTAAACGGAGAAATAGCTGCACGATCCGGTTACATACAGAGCGCCTATTTTATTCCACGCATGGGATCCATTCTATGGACACCGGTATTATTCGGAACACTTGCTTCAATGACCTGCCTGTGGTACTCTTGGAAATATCTGACTGGGGGGAATTTCCTTCATCTCATTGCTTTCACAATACCATTTGCCGGATTGATGCTGAGCGTTTCCCGCGGACCCATTCTCGGTTTATTAATTGGATTCATTTTTCTTTCAGTGCTGCACCGTAAATGGAAATTTTCTCTCGTTATTTTTATTTCTATGATCATTATTTCAACAGCAGTTTCATTTTACGCCACCGGGAGTATGAAATTATTGCAATGGATTTTTTCTTCTACAGCCGATACCGTTTCGTTGGTTAATGGCGTATCGCGGGTGAACAGGTGGGAAGTTACATGGCACGATTTTTTGCAACGGCCGTGGGGATACGGGCTCGGAAAAGCAGGTGCGGTAGCTTTCAGGTATCTGGTTCATTCTACTGTTCCGGCTGCACGTTATAGTACCGACGGATGGTTGTTGAAGCTCGCTTGTGAAACAGGAATTTTCGGCGTTGCCAGTTATCTTGTTTTCTGTTGCTCGTATTTCTTTCCTGCCTTTGTGCGTGCACGAAGAAATCCATCTTCTGTAAGTTCATTTGCCATTGCCATTTTCCTGGCGACCAACGCCCAGTCCATCGTTAGTAATGTGTATGATTTTGCGCCCTATATTTTTATTTACTGGCTGATCATCGGGATTAGCGAAAATGAAAGAAAGGAGAAGACAGATGGCTCCTGA
- a CDS encoding glycosyltransferase family 2 protein — protein MKERRRQMAPELSVVIVSYNVRDFLRKCLLSILPERTDFTFEVIVADNCSSDGTEEMMRSEFKSVRFIKNEKNLGFSEGNNRCFKIANGKYFLMLNPDTEIKAGALQLLMDRCKKEANECIVGPLLLNTNGSLQRSAWKIENLFHFFLDIFYLKNILAGPLYSKDMFSREFYPEALSGAALFFPRKIYEMTSGLDSGMFWMEDTDLCYRAKRSGAKCIFFPGAEIIHHSGKSAVQNLRITIPNQLVSKLKFTKKHRSQGSFFFSAVFFFIIIGVRVVIFFFLSPFTPLFRAKRKAYTYAMKKWFLFVFKNDRAIL, from the coding sequence ATGAAAGAAAGGAGAAGACAGATGGCTCCTGAACTTTCCGTGGTCATAGTCAGTTATAATGTGCGGGATTTTCTTCGCAAATGCCTTCTTTCCATATTACCGGAGAGAACAGATTTTACTTTTGAAGTCATCGTTGCTGATAATTGTTCCTCCGACGGTACCGAAGAAATGATGCGTTCTGAATTCAAAAGTGTAAGATTCATTAAGAATGAAAAAAACCTGGGCTTCTCGGAAGGGAATAACCGGTGTTTCAAAATCGCAAATGGAAAATATTTTCTGATGTTGAATCCGGATACAGAAATAAAAGCAGGGGCGCTGCAGTTGCTAATGGATCGGTGTAAAAAGGAAGCGAACGAATGTATAGTTGGCCCGCTGTTGTTGAATACAAATGGATCTTTGCAGCGCTCAGCATGGAAAATAGAAAACCTCTTTCATTTTTTTCTCGATATTTTTTATTTGAAAAATATTTTAGCCGGACCGCTTTATTCAAAGGATATGTTTAGCCGTGAATTTTATCCGGAAGCTTTATCGGGAGCGGCGTTATTTTTTCCTCGTAAAATATATGAGATGACGAGCGGATTGGATTCCGGAATGTTCTGGATGGAGGATACCGATCTTTGCTATCGTGCGAAACGATCGGGGGCAAAATGTATATTTTTTCCCGGAGCAGAAATAATTCATCATAGTGGGAAAAGTGCTGTTCAGAATTTGCGAATTACCATTCCGAATCAGTTGGTGAGCAAGCTTAAATTCACAAAGAAACACCGAAGCCAGGGTTCTTTTTTTTTCTCAGCAGTATTTTTTTTTATCATTATCGGTGTTCGTGTGGTTATCTTCTTTTTTCTTTCGCCGTTCACTCCGCTCTTTCGCGCAAAAAGAAAGGCGTATACTTATGCGATGAAAAAATGGTTTCTTTTCGTTTTTAAAAATGATCGTGCCATTCTCTGA
- a CDS encoding glycosyltransferase family 4 protein, whose product MSTPKIAFLTAADPQNKRAWSGIHWYATRALQKHIGEVHPLGPYQPAFLYNSGRIISKLIRNFSGKNFDYSHSIRLAKAYGKYFNEKLRENNFDLIFSSAASSESAFIKEGLPMYYLADATAASMIGYYPYFSKLTSSSRRQLLEVEQHGISRADHLLYASEWAANSAEKDFNAPARKISVIPFGANIDEIPLVDSVLSKKYSDTCRLLFLGAQWERKGGPVAVAALRELHKMGIPAALTVCGCIPPATVEEKNITIIPFLDKSNPAEMEKFRNLFLQSDFLILPTRAECFGIVFCEASAYGIPSLATNTGGVTGAVREGVNGFLFSPDADGKIYAMRIAEIWSDKKKYTDLCISSRKLFETELNWDSWALRVKKLL is encoded by the coding sequence ATGTCAACACCGAAAATTGCATTCCTCACTGCAGCAGACCCGCAAAACAAACGCGCCTGGTCAGGTATTCACTGGTATGCAACACGCGCATTACAGAAACATATCGGTGAAGTACATCCATTGGGACCCTACCAGCCAGCATTTTTATATAACTCCGGAAGAATTATTTCTAAACTGATACGAAATTTTAGTGGAAAAAATTTCGACTATTCTCATTCCATTCGGCTTGCAAAAGCGTATGGAAAATATTTTAACGAAAAACTCAGGGAGAATAATTTCGATCTCATTTTTTCTTCTGCTGCATCTTCTGAATCTGCTTTCATAAAGGAGGGATTACCAATGTACTACCTGGCGGATGCAACAGCTGCATCGATGATCGGTTACTATCCTTATTTTTCAAAACTTACATCTTCCTCCCGCAGACAGCTTCTTGAAGTAGAACAACACGGAATTTCCCGCGCAGATCATCTTTTATATGCTTCGGAATGGGCTGCGAATTCAGCAGAAAAAGATTTCAACGCTCCCGCCCGAAAAATCTCTGTTATTCCCTTCGGAGCCAATATCGATGAAATTCCACTTGTTGATTCGGTTCTTTCTAAAAAATATTCTGATACCTGCCGCCTGTTATTCCTCGGTGCTCAATGGGAAAGAAAGGGAGGCCCTGTTGCCGTGGCAGCCCTCCGTGAACTTCATAAAATGGGAATACCTGCTGCGTTAACCGTTTGCGGCTGTATTCCTCCTGCTACTGTTGAAGAAAAAAATATTACGATCATTCCTTTTCTGGATAAAAGTAATCCTGCAGAAATGGAAAAATTCAGGAACCTTTTCCTTCAATCAGATTTTCTAATTCTTCCAACCCGCGCAGAATGTTTTGGTATTGTTTTTTGTGAAGCTTCCGCCTATGGAATTCCTTCTCTCGCAACGAACACAGGCGGAGTGACCGGTGCAGTGCGTGAAGGGGTGAACGGTTTTCTTTTTTCTCCTGATGCAGATGGAAAAATTTATGCAATGCGTATTGCTGAAATATGGAGCGACAAAAAAAAATACACCGATCTGTGCATTTCGTCACGAAAATTATTTGAAACAGAACTCAATTGGGATTCGTGGGCGTTGCGTGTGAAGAAGTTGCTTTAA
- a CDS encoding asparagine synthetase B: MKRIFVLLFSLALVHVRAAYLLIPMDDAQKDHLKAYGIAYWVLEQGGDEQWLLNYRYGSFLIKYEKSFENECNARGVSFETLPDAKVTSILEEITSPEVNMDAVKLEKPPKIAVYSPPDKQPWDDAVTLVLTYAEIPYQVVYDEKVMQDTLLHYDWIHLHHEDFTGQYGRFYAGFSNAPWYRQQVATDESMAAKLGFKKVSEMKLAVAKKIRDFVAGGGFMFAMCSATDSYDIALAAEGIDICDKQYDGDGMDMNANSKLDYSKTFAFTNFHLKMNSNEYEFSDIDTYETRQSKGVNESNDYFSLFEFSAKWDPVPTMLCQDHANLIKGFWGQTTGFDKALIKPGVLIMGEDKAINEARYIHGDYGKGMWTYYSGHDPEDYQHRVEEPPTDLSLYPNSAGYRLILNNVLFPAAKKKHQKT; encoded by the coding sequence ATGAAAAGAATTTTTGTTTTACTTTTTTCCCTCGCGCTTGTGCATGTGCGCGCTGCATACCTGCTCATACCTATGGATGACGCGCAGAAGGATCATTTGAAAGCTTACGGAATTGCCTATTGGGTACTTGAACAGGGCGGCGATGAACAATGGTTACTGAATTACCGCTACGGAAGTTTTCTCATCAAGTATGAAAAAAGTTTTGAGAATGAATGCAACGCACGCGGCGTGAGCTTTGAAACACTGCCCGATGCAAAAGTGACTTCCATTCTCGAAGAAATTACTTCTCCTGAAGTGAATATGGATGCGGTGAAACTTGAAAAACCACCGAAGATCGCTGTGTATTCTCCGCCCGACAAACAACCCTGGGATGACGCGGTAACGCTTGTGCTCACGTACGCAGAAATTCCTTACCAGGTAGTTTATGATGAAAAAGTAATGCAGGATACTTTGTTGCATTACGACTGGATCCATCTGCATCACGAAGATTTCACCGGGCAGTATGGAAGATTCTATGCTGGATTCTCCAATGCGCCGTGGTACCGTCAGCAAGTGGCGACCGACGAATCGATGGCCGCAAAACTCGGATTCAAAAAAGTTTCGGAGATGAAACTTGCCGTTGCAAAAAAGATCCGCGACTTCGTGGCAGGAGGTGGATTCATGTTCGCGATGTGTTCCGCAACTGATTCTTATGACATTGCGCTGGCAGCAGAAGGAATTGACATTTGCGACAAACAATATGACGGCGACGGAATGGATATGAACGCCAATTCGAAACTCGATTATTCAAAGACTTTTGCCTTCACGAATTTTCATTTGAAAATGAATTCGAATGAATATGAATTTTCAGATATCGATACCTATGAAACGCGCCAGTCGAAAGGTGTGAACGAAAGCAACGATTATTTTTCGCTCTTCGAATTTTCTGCAAAATGGGATCCTGTTCCCACTATGCTTTGCCAGGATCATGCAAATCTTATTAAAGGTTTTTGGGGACAAACAACAGGATTCGACAAAGCGCTCATCAAACCGGGCGTGCTCATTATGGGCGAAGACAAAGCGATCAACGAAGCACGCTACATTCACGGTGATTACGGAAAAGGGATGTGGACGTATTACAGCGGGCATGATCCGGAAGATTACCAGCATCGCGTGGAAGAACCTCCCACTGATTTGTCTCTCTATCCGAATTCAGCAGGATACCGTTTGATCCTGAATAATGTTTTGTTTCCGGCAGCGAAAAAGAAACATCAGAAGACGTGA
- a CDS encoding glycosyltransferase, which produces MKKRILFLADSGSAHTHKWALALAAQGIHIGIFSMRKNSNNWAEKTENITIYDQSAVPDGKFHGRLTGKLSYFSLIPALKKIIREFKPDIVHSHYASSYGLLGRKSGFHPLIISSWGSDVMDFPKRGKLARKILQKNFFYADLLLATSPTIVRSMEKFTDKKVYVIPFGVDTAVFCKEEKKNTDEKNRMVFGIVKSLEPVYNVSLAISAFSSIREKYPEKNLQLLIVGTGTERKMLEEKVKALRLSGSVTFAGKIDHDKIPEWMEQINVFINISKQESFGVSVLEAMACRIPVIVSETGGLAEIVDDGMDGLRVPVNDLGATVTAMEKLLADPNLRIRMGNAGRKKVKEKYEWKNNVDEMIRIYTTLI; this is translated from the coding sequence ATGAAAAAAAGAATTCTCTTTCTTGCCGATTCCGGTTCTGCTCACACGCACAAATGGGCACTCGCACTTGCTGCGCAGGGAATTCACATTGGAATTTTCAGTATGAGAAAGAACAGCAATAATTGGGCGGAAAAGACGGAGAACATTACGATCTATGACCAAAGCGCTGTTCCCGATGGAAAATTTCACGGGCGCCTGACCGGCAAACTCAGTTATTTCAGTTTGATCCCTGCATTAAAAAAGATTATCCGCGAATTCAAACCCGACATCGTCCATTCACATTATGCGAGTAGTTATGGATTACTGGGAAGGAAAAGCGGTTTTCATCCGCTCATCATATCATCCTGGGGGAGTGATGTAATGGATTTCCCAAAACGTGGAAAATTAGCGCGAAAAATTCTTCAAAAAAATTTTTTTTATGCCGATCTCCTCCTGGCCACCAGTCCTACCATCGTTCGTTCAATGGAAAAATTCACTGATAAGAAAGTTTATGTCATTCCATTCGGGGTTGATACAGCAGTTTTTTGTAAAGAAGAAAAAAAGAATACCGATGAAAAAAATAGAATGGTATTCGGCATTGTAAAATCCCTTGAGCCGGTTTATAACGTTTCGCTTGCGATCAGTGCATTTTCTTCAATACGGGAGAAATATCCGGAAAAAAATCTGCAACTCCTGATCGTCGGAACGGGAACGGAAAGAAAAATGCTGGAGGAAAAAGTGAAGGCGCTTCGTCTTTCTGGCAGCGTAACCTTCGCCGGGAAAATCGATCATGATAAAATTCCGGAATGGATGGAACAGATCAATGTCTTTATTAATATTTCAAAACAAGAAAGTTTCGGTGTGTCTGTGTTGGAAGCTATGGCGTGCAGGATTCCGGTAATAGTAAGTGAAACCGGCGGACTCGCGGAGATTGTTGATGACGGAATGGATGGGTTACGTGTTCCGGTAAACGATTTGGGAGCCACTGTTACTGCAATGGAAAAATTATTGGCAGATCCAAACTTGCGGATTCGCATGGGCAATGCCGGAAGGAAAAAAGTGAAGGAGAAGTATGAATGGAAAAACAACGTGGACGAAATGATACGCATTTATACCACTTTAATATGA
- a CDS encoding glycosyltransferase family 2 protein, which yields MIAVSVIIPCRNEKKYIAGCIGSVLQSDFTYGEFEIIVCDGQSDDGTIEVVKKIASAHKNLICLENKYHVTPHALNLGIRNAKGEVIIILGAHAEVYHDYLARCYELLSKEKELGCTGGVLENIFEDEVSAAIAAAMSSSFGVGNAHFRTGMKEGYVDTVAFGAYKREVFQKAGFFDEELVRNQDDEFNYRVLKSGYRIKLSKEIKAKYYVRGSTGKLFRQYFQYGYWKVYVNKKHRALTTPRQLAPPAFVFFLFAGAIVSCFIFKVRLVYFAVIAIYLLTSLAAAIPVSEKFSRYFRIVFSFWILHLAYGSGYLEGAFHFFLMGKKPSAGRTGSSR from the coding sequence ATGATTGCGGTATCAGTAATAATTCCATGCCGCAATGAAAAAAAATACATTGCAGGATGTATTGGCTCTGTGTTGCAATCTGATTTTACGTACGGAGAATTTGAAATAATTGTGTGTGACGGTCAAAGTGATGACGGAACAATTGAAGTTGTAAAAAAAATAGCATCAGCACATAAAAATTTAATCTGTCTGGAAAATAAATACCATGTTACGCCACACGCTCTGAATCTTGGAATAAGAAATGCAAAAGGCGAAGTCATCATCATCCTTGGGGCGCATGCCGAGGTGTACCACGATTATCTTGCACGATGTTATGAATTACTTTCGAAGGAAAAAGAGCTGGGTTGCACAGGCGGGGTTCTCGAAAATATTTTTGAAGATGAAGTTTCTGCCGCAATCGCAGCGGCAATGTCTTCTTCTTTCGGTGTTGGAAATGCGCACTTCCGGACAGGAATGAAAGAAGGATATGTAGATACAGTTGCTTTTGGCGCATACAAACGGGAAGTTTTTCAAAAGGCCGGATTTTTCGATGAGGAACTGGTGCGGAACCAGGATGATGAATTCAATTATCGCGTTCTGAAATCAGGTTACCGGATTAAATTATCGAAAGAAATAAAAGCAAAATACTACGTGCGGGGTTCCACAGGAAAATTATTCCGGCAATATTTTCAATACGGCTACTGGAAGGTTTATGTGAATAAAAAGCACAGAGCATTGACTACGCCCAGGCAACTTGCTCCTCCTGCTTTTGTTTTTTTTCTTTTTGCAGGAGCAATTGTTTCTTGTTTTATTTTTAAAGTAAGGTTAGTTTATTTCGCTGTTATCGCAATTTATTTACTGACCTCTTTAGCTGCAGCAATCCCGGTTTCAGAAAAATTCAGCAGATATTTCCGTATCGTATTTTCATTCTGGATATTGCACCTCGCATACGGTAGCGGGTACCTCGAAGGAGCATTCCATTTTTTTCTGATGGGCAAAAAACCATCAGCGGGACGAACCGGTTCAAGCCGTTGA